One genomic region from Burkholderia latens encodes:
- the metW gene encoding methionine biosynthesis protein MetW, with the protein MNQQALNSLSARADFRAIARWVEPRATVLDLGCGDGSLLSLLMEELDVTGYGIELNDAGVLASAKNGINVIQQNLEDGLRLFEDHSFDFAILSQTLQTIHQTAAILRETARVGRECIVSFPNFGYWAHRLSVLRGRMPVSKSLPYQWHNTPNVRVLTIKDFEALAPEVGVTILDRIVLHEGQPIRWGANWRGSLAVYRVKRS; encoded by the coding sequence ATGAACCAGCAAGCGCTGAATTCCCTGTCCGCACGCGCGGACTTCCGTGCCATTGCCCGCTGGGTCGAACCACGCGCGACCGTGCTCGACCTCGGCTGCGGCGACGGCTCGCTGCTGTCGCTGCTGATGGAAGAACTGGACGTGACCGGCTACGGAATCGAACTGAACGACGCCGGCGTGCTCGCGAGCGCGAAGAACGGCATCAACGTGATCCAGCAGAACCTCGAGGACGGCCTGCGGCTGTTCGAGGATCACAGCTTCGACTTCGCGATCCTGTCGCAAACGCTGCAGACGATCCACCAGACGGCCGCGATCCTGCGCGAAACCGCGCGCGTCGGGCGCGAGTGCATCGTGTCGTTCCCGAACTTCGGCTACTGGGCGCACCGGCTGTCGGTGCTGCGCGGCCGGATGCCGGTGTCGAAGTCGCTGCCTTACCAGTGGCACAACACGCCGAACGTCCGCGTGCTGACGATCAAGGATTTCGAGGCGCTCGCGCCGGAGGTCGGCGTGACGATTCTCGACCGCATCGTGCTGCACGAGGGGCAGCCGATTCGATGGGGAGCGAACTGGCGTGGTAGTCTTGCTGTCTACCGCGTCAAGCGCAGCTGA
- a CDS encoding AmpG family muropeptide MFS transporter, with amino-acid sequence MSKTPHEAPALTAHEDHPGWRAYLNTHMLICVFLGFTSGLPLFTLVYLVQAWLRSEGVNLKEIGLFALIQFPYTWKFLWAPLMDRYIPRLPGWRPGRRRGWLLLTQVLVAGAIAALGFVSPRDSIWTVAALTTLVAFFGASADIVIDAYRRELLRDTEQGLGNAVHVNAYKLAALIPGSLALILSDHMPWDAVFAITGAFMLPGILMTLVVREPEVVGAPPRNLRDAIVLPFREFIQRDGWAGALLVIAFIFLFKIGDTMATTLSTSFFLDIGFSRTEIGIVAKTTALVASVAGGIIGGVWLVKIGIGRGLWIFGALQMVSTLGFAWLAQLGPGSPVLALLYDFTVSTSHAIAAALSVFGIAVTPQFSPMTVALAIVYGFETFTTGLTMAAFVAYIASTTDPRYTATQFALFTSLASVPRTLASAASGFIVAKIGWFDYFIACTALAIPGMLLLFKIAPWNGVARNGEASRAQ; translated from the coding sequence ATGTCGAAAACGCCACACGAGGCGCCCGCACTCACCGCTCACGAGGATCACCCCGGCTGGCGCGCCTATCTGAACACGCACATGCTGATCTGCGTGTTCCTGGGCTTCACGTCCGGGCTGCCGCTGTTCACGCTCGTCTATCTCGTGCAGGCATGGCTGCGCTCCGAGGGCGTGAACCTGAAGGAAATCGGCCTGTTTGCGCTGATCCAGTTCCCGTATACGTGGAAGTTCCTGTGGGCGCCGCTGATGGACCGCTACATCCCGCGCCTGCCCGGCTGGCGGCCGGGTCGCCGGCGCGGCTGGCTGCTGCTCACGCAGGTGCTGGTCGCCGGTGCGATCGCCGCGCTCGGCTTCGTGTCGCCGCGCGATTCGATCTGGACCGTCGCCGCGCTCACGACGCTCGTCGCGTTCTTCGGCGCGAGCGCCGACATCGTGATCGACGCGTATCGTCGTGAACTCCTGCGCGACACCGAGCAAGGCCTCGGCAACGCGGTGCACGTGAACGCGTACAAGCTCGCCGCGCTGATCCCCGGCTCGCTGGCGCTGATCCTGTCCGACCACATGCCGTGGGACGCCGTGTTCGCGATCACCGGCGCATTCATGCTGCCGGGCATTCTGATGACGCTCGTCGTGCGCGAGCCGGAAGTGGTCGGCGCGCCGCCGCGCAACCTGCGCGACGCCATCGTGCTGCCGTTCCGCGAATTCATCCAGCGCGACGGCTGGGCCGGCGCGCTCCTCGTCATCGCATTCATCTTCCTGTTCAAGATCGGCGACACGATGGCGACCACTTTGTCCACGTCGTTCTTCCTCGACATCGGCTTCAGCCGCACCGAGATCGGCATCGTCGCGAAAACCACCGCGCTCGTCGCGAGCGTCGCCGGGGGCATCATCGGCGGCGTGTGGCTCGTGAAGATCGGGATCGGGCGCGGGCTGTGGATTTTCGGCGCGCTGCAGATGGTGTCGACGCTCGGCTTCGCATGGCTCGCCCAGCTCGGTCCGGGCTCGCCGGTGCTCGCGTTGCTGTACGACTTTACGGTGTCGACGAGCCACGCGATCGCGGCGGCGCTGTCGGTGTTCGGCATTGCGGTCACGCCGCAATTCAGTCCAATGACGGTCGCGCTCGCCATCGTCTACGGCTTCGAAACGTTCACGACAGGGCTGACGATGGCCGCGTTCGTCGCATATATCGCGAGTACGACCGACCCGCGCTACACGGCCACGCAATTCGCGCTGTTCACGAGCCTCGCGTCGGTGCCGCGCACGCTCGCATCCGCCGCAAGCGGCTTCATCGTCGCGAAGATCGGCTGGTTCGACTACTTCATCGCATGCACCGCGCTCGCGATTCCCGGGATGCTGCTGCTGTTCAAGATCGCACCGTGGAATGGCGTCGCGCGCAATGGCGAGGCCAGCCGTGCGCAGTGA
- a CDS encoding M48 family metallopeptidase, with protein sequence MRSDRLLRLTRVAVALGVGIASLGIAASAHASDPGGTAAGSAPATAPPPTSPAAMPSAAEAAQPTGGAVSAKAYAPATQQVRYGNAIAFRTLIPSPLLEQLTASEYAQIVQAAADGDRLLPANQPRVKRLRTIVMKLAPYSVKWNDRVKSWAWDVNAIRSRDIRVTCLPGGKVLVYGGLLDRIRLNDDELGVLLAHGIAHALREHARSNLSAASQTSLRAATLPPLFGVGDPLPQALNLGARLQTLRYDPTDETEADVIGGDIAARAGFDPRAAITLWDKLAAATRANKTSGFIYTHPYSATRRQDLLNRLPDLMPLYAKAIGKRVDTLADYAGISAQRRKVARR encoded by the coding sequence GTGCGCAGTGATCGGCTGCTGCGGCTGACACGGGTGGCCGTCGCGCTCGGCGTCGGCATCGCATCGCTCGGCATCGCGGCGAGCGCACATGCATCCGATCCGGGCGGAACAGCCGCTGGCTCCGCGCCGGCCACCGCGCCGCCGCCCACATCGCCTGCCGCCATGCCGTCCGCGGCCGAAGCCGCGCAGCCGACGGGCGGGGCCGTGTCCGCCAAAGCGTATGCGCCTGCGACGCAGCAGGTGCGCTACGGCAATGCGATCGCGTTCCGCACGCTGATCCCTTCGCCGCTGCTCGAACAGCTGACCGCGAGCGAATACGCGCAGATCGTGCAGGCCGCCGCCGACGGCGATCGCCTGCTGCCCGCGAATCAGCCGCGCGTGAAGCGGCTGCGAACGATCGTGATGAAGCTCGCGCCGTATTCGGTGAAGTGGAACGATCGCGTGAAGAGCTGGGCGTGGGACGTGAACGCGATCCGCTCGCGCGACATCCGCGTCACCTGCCTGCCGGGCGGCAAGGTGCTCGTGTACGGCGGGCTGCTCGACCGCATTCGCCTGAACGACGACGAGCTCGGCGTGCTGCTCGCGCACGGCATCGCGCACGCGCTGCGCGAGCATGCACGCAGCAATCTGAGCGCGGCGTCGCAAACGTCGCTGCGCGCGGCCACGCTGCCGCCGCTGTTCGGCGTCGGCGATCCGCTGCCGCAGGCGCTGAACCTCGGCGCCCGCCTGCAGACCTTGCGTTACGACCCGACCGACGAAACCGAAGCCGACGTGATCGGCGGCGACATCGCCGCGCGCGCCGGCTTCGATCCGCGTGCGGCGATCACGCTGTGGGACAAACTCGCGGCGGCCACGCGCGCGAACAAGACGTCGGGCTTCATCTACACGCACCCGTACAGCGCGACGCGGCGACAGGATCTGCTGAACCGCCTGCCGGACCTGATGCCGCTCTACGCGAAGGCGATCGGCAAACGGGTCGATACGCTGGCCGACTACGCCGGCATCAGCGCGCAGCGGCGCAAGGTCGCGCGGCGCTGA
- a CDS encoding AraC family transcriptional regulator produces the protein MSFQPLFDDSGDRVRRRMIELHSRLAPNDGDTLAALDGVRFIRVSRPVPRMPVLYEPSIIVVCQGRKLGYLGDRSFVYDAQQYLVLSVPLPFECETFATTEEPFLAISIRVDLAVIAELAILLDETLGAAVSEPHGVYSTPLDAPLADAVVRLLEALASPHDTRVLGPAIMREIAYRVLTGAQGDAIRAALVQQHHFGRVAKALRRIHADLKADLDVETLAREAGMSVAVFHAQFKHVTATSPMQYVKAARLHQARLMMVQDGVGAGAAAARVGYASASQFSREFKRLFGRSPGDEVRAMRESGVRPADSAVGA, from the coding sequence ATGAGCTTCCAGCCCCTTTTCGACGACTCGGGCGACCGTGTGCGGCGGCGCATGATCGAGCTGCATTCGCGTCTCGCGCCGAACGACGGCGATACGCTGGCGGCGCTCGACGGGGTGCGCTTCATTCGCGTGAGCCGTCCGGTGCCGCGCATGCCGGTGCTGTACGAGCCGAGCATCATCGTCGTTTGTCAGGGCCGCAAGCTCGGCTATCTCGGCGATCGCTCGTTCGTCTACGATGCGCAGCAGTATCTGGTGCTGTCGGTGCCGCTGCCGTTCGAGTGCGAAACCTTCGCGACCACGGAGGAGCCGTTTCTCGCGATCTCGATCCGCGTCGATCTCGCGGTGATCGCGGAGCTTGCGATCCTGCTCGACGAGACGCTCGGCGCCGCGGTCAGCGAACCGCACGGCGTCTATTCGACGCCGCTCGACGCACCGCTCGCCGATGCGGTGGTGCGCCTGCTCGAAGCGCTCGCGTCGCCGCACGACACGCGCGTGCTCGGCCCCGCGATCATGCGCGAGATCGCGTACCGCGTGCTGACCGGCGCGCAGGGCGACGCGATTCGTGCGGCGCTCGTCCAGCAACATCATTTCGGGCGCGTCGCGAAGGCGCTGCGGCGCATCCATGCGGACTTGAAGGCCGACCTGGACGTCGAGACGCTCGCGCGCGAGGCCGGGATGAGCGTCGCGGTGTTCCATGCGCAGTTCAAGCATGTGACGGCGACGTCGCCGATGCAGTACGTAAAGGCCGCGCGCCTGCACCAGGCGCGGCTGATGATGGTGCAGGACGGTGTCGGCGCGGGCGCGGCGGCCGCGCGGGTCGGGTATGCGAGCGCGTCGCAATTCAGCCGCGAATTCAAGCGGCTGTTCGGCCGCAGCCCCGGCGATGAAGTGCGCGCGATGCGCGAAAGCGGCGTGCGACCGGCCGATTCGGCGGTCGGCGCGTAG
- a CDS encoding NAD(P)-dependent alcohol dehydrogenase, with amino-acid sequence MSTTYAYAATDARSPLAPFEFQRRALRDLDVQIDVLYCGVCHSDLHQARNEWRNTIYPVVPGHEIVGRVTATGPQVSRFKVGELVGVGCLVDSCRTCASCAEGLEQYCENGFVGTYNGQDRVTGDVTYGGYSTQLVVDEAFVLRVPDTLDPAGAAPLLCAGITTYSPLRQWNAGPGKKVGIVGLGGLGHMGVKLARAMGAHVVLFTTSPSKIEDGKRLGAHEVVISKDEAQMNAHLNSFDFILNTVAAQHDLNPFLHLLKRDGTMTLVGAPEHDHPSPQVFNLIFKRRRLAGSLIGGIAETQEMLDFCAEHGITSDIEMIPMQQINAAYERMLKSDVKYRFVIDMASLKQ; translated from the coding sequence ATGAGCACAACCTACGCTTACGCGGCGACCGACGCACGCTCGCCGCTCGCCCCGTTCGAATTCCAGCGCCGCGCGCTGCGCGACCTCGACGTCCAGATCGACGTGCTGTACTGCGGCGTGTGTCACTCCGACCTGCATCAGGCCCGCAACGAATGGCGCAACACGATCTATCCGGTCGTGCCGGGCCATGAAATCGTCGGCCGCGTGACCGCGACCGGCCCGCAAGTGTCGCGCTTCAAGGTCGGCGAGCTGGTCGGCGTCGGCTGTCTCGTCGATTCGTGCCGGACCTGCGCGAGCTGCGCGGAAGGTCTCGAACAGTATTGCGAGAACGGCTTCGTCGGCACCTACAACGGCCAGGATCGCGTGACCGGCGACGTCACTTACGGCGGCTATTCGACGCAGCTCGTCGTCGACGAGGCGTTCGTGCTGCGCGTGCCCGACACGCTCGACCCGGCTGGCGCCGCGCCGCTGCTGTGCGCGGGGATCACGACCTATTCGCCGCTGCGCCAGTGGAACGCCGGGCCGGGCAAGAAGGTCGGGATCGTCGGCCTCGGCGGCCTTGGCCACATGGGTGTGAAGCTGGCGCGCGCGATGGGCGCGCACGTGGTGCTGTTCACCACGTCGCCGTCGAAGATCGAAGACGGAAAGCGGCTCGGCGCGCATGAAGTGGTGATCTCGAAGGACGAAGCGCAGATGAACGCGCACCTGAACAGCTTCGACTTCATTCTGAATACGGTCGCCGCGCAGCACGACCTGAATCCGTTCCTGCACCTGTTGAAGCGCGACGGCACGATGACGCTCGTCGGCGCACCGGAGCACGATCATCCGTCGCCGCAGGTGTTCAACCTGATCTTCAAGCGCCGCCGCCTGGCGGGCTCGCTGATCGGCGGGATCGCGGAAACGCAGGAAATGCTGGATTTCTGCGCGGAGCACGGCATTACGTCCGATATCGAGATGATCCCGATGCAGCAGATCAATGCCGCTTACGAACGGATGCTGAAGAGCGACGTGAAGTACCGGTTCGTGATCGACATGGCGTCGCTCAAGCAGTAA
- a CDS encoding exodeoxyribonuclease III, whose translation MMRVITANLNGIRSAAKKGFFEWLGEQNADCVCVQEIKVSADDLPAEFVEPHGFKSYFHHAEKKGYSGAGLYSRHEPDDVIIGFGSSEFDAEGRYVEARYGKLSVVSVYVPSGSSGEERQQAKYRFMDEFMPHLAELKKKREVILCGDVNIVHKEIDIKNWKSNQKNSGCLPEERAWLTQLFDEVGYVDVFRTLDPRPEQYTWWSNRGQAYAKNVGWRIDYQIATPGVAGTAKSTSIFKDIKFSDHAPLTVDYDYKK comes from the coding sequence ATGATGCGAGTGATTACCGCCAACCTGAACGGCATCCGCTCAGCCGCGAAGAAAGGCTTCTTCGAATGGCTCGGCGAACAGAACGCCGATTGCGTGTGCGTGCAGGAAATCAAGGTGTCGGCCGACGACTTGCCGGCCGAATTCGTCGAGCCGCACGGCTTCAAGAGCTATTTCCATCACGCCGAGAAGAAGGGTTACAGCGGCGCCGGCCTGTACAGCCGCCACGAGCCCGATGACGTGATCATCGGTTTCGGCAGCAGCGAATTCGACGCCGAGGGGCGCTACGTCGAGGCGCGCTACGGCAAGCTGTCGGTCGTGTCGGTGTACGTGCCGTCCGGCTCGAGCGGCGAAGAGCGCCAGCAGGCGAAGTACCGCTTCATGGACGAGTTCATGCCGCACCTCGCCGAACTGAAGAAAAAGCGCGAGGTGATCCTGTGCGGCGACGTGAACATCGTCCACAAGGAAATCGACATCAAGAACTGGAAGAGCAACCAGAAGAACTCGGGCTGCCTGCCGGAAGAGCGCGCGTGGCTCACGCAGCTGTTCGACGAGGTTGGCTATGTCGACGTGTTCCGCACGCTCGACCCGCGCCCCGAGCAGTACACGTGGTGGAGCAACCGCGGTCAGGCTTACGCGAAGAACGTCGGGTGGCGGATCGATTACCAGATCGCGACGCCGGGCGTTGCCGGCACCGCGAAAAGCACGTCGATCTTCAAGGACATCAAGTTCAGCGATCACGCGCCGCTGACGGTCGATTACGACTACAAGAAGTAA
- a CDS encoding polyphosphate kinase 2 family protein: MAKQPSLDDFRVPYSTREKEAAAFTLDAFDPGAKPFSSGSKEADRERLTAVSTELDVQQERLHTQQKKRMLLVLQGMDTSGKDGTVRAVFRDVDPLGLRIVPFKAPTPIEAAHDFLWRVHAQVPAAGELAIFNRSHYEDVLVPRVLGLINDKECERRYRQIRDFETMLAENGTTIVKCFLHISKDEQRERLQARIDDPTKHWKFDIADLDARKHWDAYQSAYRDALAATSAEHAPWYVIPANSKTHRNVMIAELLLRAMSDMKLEFPPPKPELEGVKIG; the protein is encoded by the coding sequence ATGGCGAAACAACCGTCGCTCGACGATTTCCGCGTGCCGTACAGCACGCGCGAGAAGGAAGCTGCCGCATTCACGCTCGATGCGTTCGACCCGGGCGCGAAGCCGTTCTCGTCGGGCTCGAAGGAGGCCGACCGCGAGCGGCTCACCGCCGTGTCGACGGAGCTCGACGTGCAGCAGGAGCGTCTGCATACGCAGCAGAAGAAACGCATGCTGCTCGTGCTGCAGGGGATGGACACGAGCGGCAAGGACGGCACCGTGCGTGCGGTGTTCCGCGACGTCGATCCGCTCGGCCTGCGTATCGTGCCGTTCAAGGCGCCGACGCCGATCGAGGCCGCGCACGATTTCCTGTGGCGGGTGCACGCGCAGGTGCCGGCCGCGGGCGAGCTCGCGATCTTCAACCGCAGTCACTATGAAGACGTGCTGGTGCCGCGCGTGCTCGGCCTGATCAACGACAAGGAATGCGAGCGCCGCTACCGGCAGATCCGCGATTTCGAGACGATGCTTGCGGAGAACGGCACGACGATCGTCAAGTGCTTCCTGCATATCTCGAAGGACGAGCAGCGCGAGCGGCTGCAGGCGCGCATCGACGATCCGACCAAGCACTGGAAATTCGACATCGCCGATCTCGACGCGCGCAAGCACTGGGACGCATATCAATCGGCGTATCGCGATGCGCTTGCCGCGACGTCGGCCGAGCATGCGCCGTGGTACGTGATCCCGGCGAATTCGAAAACCCACCGCAACGTGATGATTGCCGAGCTGCTGCTGCGCGCGATGTCCGACATGAAGCTCGAATTCCCGCCGCCGAAGCCGGAACTCGAAGGCGTGAAGATCGGCTAG
- the gatB gene encoding Asp-tRNA(Asn)/Glu-tRNA(Gln) amidotransferase subunit GatB, with product MATQWEVVIGLETHAQLSTVSKIFSGASTQFGAEPNTQACPVDLALPGVLPVLNRGAVERAIRFGLAIGSTIAPRSIFARKNYFYPDLPKGYQISQYEIPVVQGGRITIQVPANEKAGKAAYEKTVNLTRAHLEEDAGKSLHEDFAGMTGIDLNRAGTPLLEIVTEPEMRSAAEAVAYAKALHALVVWLGICDGNMQEGSFRCDANVSVRPLGQEKFGTRAEIKNLNSFRFLEEAINYEVRRQIELIEDGGEVVQETRLYDPDKRETRSMRSKEDAHDYRYFPDPDLMPLVIGQDWIERVQAGMPELPAAMQQRFAEQYGVSAYDAGVLTSSKAMAAYFEAVVAKAGAANAKIAANWLMGDVSSQLNRDGIEIDAIPVSAAQLALVLQRIADGTISNKIAKEIFATIWDEKAADEGAADRIIDAKGLKQISDTGALEAIIDEVLAANAKSVEEFRAGKEKAFNALIGQAMKATKGKANPQQVNELLKKKLG from the coding sequence ATGGCTACTCAGTGGGAAGTCGTTATCGGCCTCGAGACGCACGCGCAACTGTCGACCGTCTCGAAGATTTTCTCCGGCGCGTCGACGCAGTTCGGCGCCGAGCCGAACACGCAGGCGTGCCCGGTCGACCTGGCGCTGCCGGGCGTGCTGCCGGTGCTGAACCGCGGCGCGGTCGAGCGGGCGATCCGCTTCGGTCTCGCGATCGGCTCGACCATCGCGCCGCGCAGCATCTTCGCGCGCAAGAATTATTTCTACCCCGATCTGCCGAAGGGTTATCAGATCAGCCAGTACGAGATCCCGGTCGTGCAGGGCGGCCGGATCACGATCCAGGTGCCCGCCAACGAAAAGGCCGGCAAGGCCGCATACGAGAAGACCGTCAACCTGACGCGTGCGCACCTCGAGGAAGACGCGGGCAAGTCGCTGCATGAAGACTTCGCCGGGATGACCGGGATCGACCTGAACCGCGCAGGCACGCCGCTGCTCGAGATCGTCACCGAGCCGGAAATGCGCAGCGCGGCCGAGGCCGTTGCGTACGCGAAGGCGCTGCATGCGCTCGTCGTGTGGCTCGGCATCTGCGACGGCAACATGCAGGAAGGCTCGTTCCGCTGCGACGCGAACGTGTCGGTGCGGCCGCTCGGCCAGGAGAAGTTCGGCACGCGCGCCGAGATCAAGAACCTGAACTCGTTCCGCTTCCTCGAGGAAGCGATCAACTACGAAGTGCGTCGCCAGATCGAGCTGATCGAGGACGGTGGCGAAGTCGTGCAGGAAACGCGCCTGTACGATCCGGACAAGCGCGAGACGCGGTCGATGCGCAGCAAGGAAGACGCGCACGATTACCGCTACTTCCCTGATCCCGACCTGATGCCGCTCGTGATCGGCCAGGACTGGATCGAGCGCGTGCAGGCCGGGATGCCCGAACTGCCGGCCGCGATGCAGCAGCGCTTCGCCGAGCAGTACGGCGTGTCCGCGTACGACGCCGGCGTGCTCACGTCGAGCAAGGCGATGGCCGCGTACTTCGAGGCGGTCGTCGCAAAGGCCGGCGCGGCGAATGCGAAGATCGCCGCGAACTGGCTGATGGGCGACGTATCGTCGCAGCTGAACCGCGACGGCATCGAGATCGACGCGATCCCGGTATCGGCCGCGCAGCTCGCGCTGGTGCTGCAGCGCATCGCCGACGGCACGATCTCGAACAAGATCGCGAAGGAAATCTTCGCGACGATCTGGGACGAGAAGGCGGCCGACGAAGGCGCGGCCGACCGCATCATCGACGCGAAGGGGCTGAAGCAGATCTCCGACACCGGCGCGCTGGAAGCGATCATCGACGAGGTGCTCGCGGCGAACGCGAAGTCGGTCGAGGAATTCCGCGCCGGCAAGGAAAAAGCGTTCAACGCGCTGATCGGCCAGGCGATGAAGGCCACCAAGGGCAAGGCGAACCCGCAGCAGGTCAACGAGCTGCTGAAGAAGAAGCTCGGCTGA
- the gatA gene encoding Asp-tRNA(Asn)/Glu-tRNA(Gln) amidotransferase subunit GatA — MHAKSLTELRAALAAKECSAVELAQLYLKRIDAARDLNAFVHVDADLTLAQAKAADAELARGAGGPLTGLPIAHKDVFVTRGWRSTAGSKMLANYESPFDATVVARLQAAGMVTLGKTNMDEFAMGSSNENSAFGAVKNPWDTNAVPGGSSGGSSAAVAARLAPAATGTDTGGSIRQPASFAGVTGIKPTYGRVSRYGMIAFASSLDQGGPMAQSASDCALLLNAMAGFDERDSTSLERDDEDFTRHLGQPWAAGNDAGKPLAGLRIGLPNEYFGDGLADDVRAAIDAALKQYEALGATLVPVSLPKTQLSIPVYYVIAPAEASSNLSRFDGVRFGHRAAQYGDLLDMYKKSRAEGFGPEVKRRILVGTYVLSHGYYDAYYLQAQKIRRIIANDFQEAFKSCDVIMGPASPTVAWDLGAKGDDPVQMYLADIYTLSVSLAGLPGMSVPCGFGAGANAKRPVGLQIIGNYFNEARMLQVADAFQRATDWHKQVPAGV; from the coding sequence ATGCACGCAAAAAGCCTGACCGAACTGCGCGCCGCGCTTGCCGCCAAGGAATGCTCGGCCGTCGAGCTCGCGCAGCTCTACCTGAAACGGATCGACGCGGCCCGCGACCTGAACGCGTTCGTCCACGTCGACGCGGACCTCACCCTTGCGCAGGCGAAGGCCGCCGACGCCGAACTCGCGCGCGGCGCGGGCGGCCCGCTGACCGGCCTGCCGATCGCGCACAAGGACGTGTTCGTCACGCGCGGCTGGCGTTCGACCGCCGGCTCGAAGATGCTCGCGAACTACGAGAGCCCGTTCGACGCGACCGTCGTCGCCCGGCTGCAGGCAGCCGGCATGGTCACGCTCGGCAAGACCAACATGGACGAGTTCGCGATGGGCTCGTCGAACGAGAATTCCGCGTTCGGCGCGGTGAAGAACCCGTGGGACACGAACGCGGTGCCGGGCGGCAGCTCGGGCGGCAGCTCGGCGGCCGTCGCCGCGCGCCTCGCGCCGGCCGCGACCGGCACCGACACCGGCGGCTCGATCCGCCAGCCCGCGTCGTTCGCGGGCGTGACGGGCATCAAGCCGACCTACGGCCGCGTGTCGCGCTACGGGATGATCGCGTTCGCGTCGTCGCTCGACCAGGGCGGCCCGATGGCGCAGAGCGCGTCCGACTGCGCGCTGTTGCTGAACGCGATGGCGGGCTTCGACGAGCGCGACTCGACGAGCCTCGAGCGCGACGATGAAGACTTCACGCGCCATCTCGGCCAGCCGTGGGCTGCCGGCAACGACGCGGGCAAGCCGCTCGCGGGGCTGCGCATCGGCTTGCCGAACGAGTATTTCGGCGACGGTCTCGCCGACGACGTGCGCGCGGCGATCGACGCGGCGCTGAAGCAATACGAAGCGCTCGGTGCAACGCTCGTGCCGGTGTCGCTGCCGAAGACTCAGCTGTCGATTCCGGTGTACTACGTGATCGCGCCGGCCGAGGCGTCGTCGAACCTGTCGCGTTTCGACGGCGTGCGTTTCGGCCACCGCGCAGCGCAGTACGGCGACCTGCTCGACATGTACAAGAAGTCGCGCGCCGAAGGCTTCGGGCCCGAAGTGAAGCGCCGGATCCTGGTCGGCACGTACGTGCTGTCGCACGGCTATTACGACGCGTACTACCTGCAGGCGCAGAAGATCCGCCGCATCATCGCGAACGATTTCCAGGAAGCGTTCAAGTCCTGCGACGTGATCATGGGCCCGGCGTCGCCGACGGTCGCATGGGATCTCGGCGCGAAGGGCGACGATCCGGTGCAGATGTATCTCGCGGATATCTACACGCTGTCGGTGAGCCTCGCCGGCCTGCCCGGCATGAGCGTGCCGTGCGGCTTCGGCGCCGGCGCAAACGCGAAGCGCCCGGTTGGTCTGCAGATCATCGGCAACTATTTCAACGAAGCCCGGATGCTGCAGGTCGCCGACGCGTTCCAGCGCGCGACCGACTGGCACAAGCAAGTACCGGCAGGGGTGTAA
- the gatC gene encoding Asp-tRNA(Asn)/Glu-tRNA(Gln) amidotransferase subunit GatC, translating into MALTLTDVKRIAHLARLEMADADAEHTLGQLNEFFGLVEQMQAVDTAGIAPLAHPIEQIQEVAQRLRDDAVTEVVNRDDNQRPAPAVQDGLYLVPKVIE; encoded by the coding sequence ATGGCCCTGACCTTGACCGATGTGAAACGCATCGCGCACCTGGCGCGACTCGAAATGGCCGACGCCGACGCCGAGCATACGCTCGGCCAGCTCAATGAATTCTTCGGCCTCGTCGAGCAGATGCAGGCGGTCGACACCGCCGGCATCGCGCCGCTCGCCCACCCGATCGAACAGATCCAGGAAGTCGCGCAACGCCTGCGCGACGACGCCGTGACCGAAGTCGTCAATCGCGACGACAACCAGCGTCCGGCGCCGGCCGTCCAGGACGGCCTCTATCTCGTGCCGAAGGTGATTGAGTAA